In Littorina saxatilis isolate snail1 linkage group LG8, US_GU_Lsax_2.0, whole genome shotgun sequence, a single genomic region encodes these proteins:
- the LOC138972837 gene encoding uncharacterized protein, whose translation MAGHAADRTLGGISRSRLFAREICWMVLLLTTFATSSKPCAQFRFPTLNRQLSISIQEHSTFTLPFQLDTRDCPKTANKSFYIYVSPADKREEGDFCIVRMMDGKCRAYNTEKCQCTKENGDVGVDFIKNVSQEDKGTWVWRTGNGNVRAEVLFNIRGLPHATNDNNGDESKTPTPAPAGKQSTTKHVHPKTNQGPPAAGDSDDQTDGAKVSNSNKNTGHKSKIQGDKTKRVEDDDKSFEEKINDDTDEKSVDGSVTTGVIVGMVNVVTIIIVVVIVFVLVRRHSRKTRRHPRDSMPPVPNNVMLPGQRQTLPGDVTNKYNTIASTSSHYEVLPVDRESLVLDKDGYLKPASTGKKDITGSYIELVP comes from the exons ATGGCGGGGCACGCAGCCGACCGCACACTGGGAGGGATTTCACGTTCTAGACTTTTCGCCCGGGAAATCTGTTGGATGGTTCTGCTTTTGACGACATTTGCAACGTCATCTAAACCTT GTGCACAATTCAGATTTCCAACCTTAAATCGACAACTCAGCATCAGTATCCAAGAACATTCTACATTCACCCTACCCTTTCAGCTGGACACTAGAGACTGTCCCAAGACAGCCAACAAGTCTTTCTATATCTACGTGTCTCCTGCGGACAAGCGAGAAGAAGGAGATTTCTGCATCGTTCGAATGATGGATGGAAAATGCCGTGCCTACAATACAGAGAAATGTCAATGCACGAAGGAGAATGGAGATGTAGGCGTGGATTTCATCAAGAATGTCAGCCAAGAAGACAAGGGAACTTGGGTCTGGAGAACCGGAAATGGAAATGTGAGGGCTGAGGTGCTCTTCAATATTCGAG GCTTGCCACATGCCACTAATGACAATAACGGCGATGAAAGCAAAACGCCTACTCCTGCTCCTGCTGGCAAGCAGAGCACCACCAAACATGTTCATCCCAAAACCAACCAGGGACCTCCAGCTGCCGGAGACTCTGACGACCAAACAGATGGCGCCAAGGTCTCCAATAGCAACAAGAACACAGGGCACAAGAGCAAGATCCAAGGAGACAAGACGAAGAGGGTGGAAGATGATGACAAAAGCTTCGAAGAGAAAATCAACGACGATACAGATGAAAAGTCTGTGGATGGTTCGGTGACCACTGGTGTCATTGTTGGTATGGTCAACGTCGTCActatcatcatcgtcgttgttATCGTCTTCGTCCTCGTCCGCAGGCACAGCAGAAAAA CAAGAAGACATCCTCGTGATTCGATGCCTCCAGTGCCCAATAACGTCATGCTGCCCGGACAACGTCAAACACTTCCCGGTGACGTAACAAACAAGTATAACACCATCGCCAGCACGTCATCGCACTACGAGGTGCTTCCCGTGGATAGGGAATCTCTGGTTCTTGACAAAG ATGGTTACCTGAAACCAGCGTCAACTGGGAAGAAAGACATCACAGGCTCGTACATTGAGCTTGTACCCTGA